A single window of Cellulomonas sp. NTE-D12 DNA harbors:
- a CDS encoding MDR family MFS transporter, with product MSSRTDQQSTPEASPPAASGAASPASPQSAGLHAPSHREILTIIGGLMIGMFLAALDQTVVATAIRTIGDDLHGLSLQAWVTTAYLLTSTIATPLYGKLSDIYGRKPFYMTAIGLFVIGSILSGMAGSMYQLALARGLQGLGAGGLMSLAITILGDLVAPRERARYQAYFLAVWGTSSVLGPVIGGFFAGTPHILGITGWRWVFLVNVPLGLVGIAVIWRVLHLPPLRKVEHRIDWPGALALIVALVPLLLVAEQGRAWGWGSGNALLCYTIGVVGIGLFLAAETRAGADAILPLYMFRNRTFSVGAGANAVIGLGMFGGLATLPLYLQIVRGLSPTKAGLVLIPFTVGIMTASIASGQTTARTGRYKVFPVGGTVLMGIGALLFSRLSPTTPMAQFFTYSVVFGLGLGFVMQPLVLAVQNAVPAKDMGVATSSSLFFRQMGGTLGTAVFLSVLFSTVGDNIATAFRAAVKTPSFLAAVADPAVAANPANAAVIGMLKGGPAPSLDDSAFINALDPRLAQPFLVGFSQSVDKVLLLAAIVMVAGIVLTLLVPELPLRNVSGIQSRQADERAHDERAAAADERVSDERTAAADVKVAVNPATDGQPDAATD from the coding sequence ATGTCCTCTCGCACCGACCAGCAGAGCACCCCGGAGGCCTCGCCTCCCGCCGCCTCAGGGGCCGCGTCCCCGGCGTCGCCACAGTCCGCCGGCCTGCACGCCCCGAGCCACCGCGAGATCCTCACGATCATCGGCGGCCTGATGATCGGCATGTTCCTCGCGGCCCTGGACCAGACGGTGGTCGCGACGGCGATCCGCACCATCGGCGACGACCTGCACGGCCTGTCGCTGCAGGCCTGGGTCACCACGGCGTACCTGCTGACCTCGACGATCGCCACGCCGCTGTACGGCAAGCTGTCCGACATCTACGGCCGCAAGCCGTTCTACATGACGGCGATCGGCCTGTTCGTCATCGGCTCGATCCTCAGCGGCATGGCCGGGTCGATGTACCAGCTGGCGCTCGCCCGCGGCCTGCAGGGCCTGGGCGCCGGCGGCCTGATGAGCCTGGCGATCACCATCCTCGGCGACCTCGTCGCACCCCGGGAGCGCGCGCGCTACCAGGCCTACTTCCTGGCGGTGTGGGGCACGTCGTCCGTGCTCGGCCCGGTGATCGGCGGGTTCTTCGCCGGCACCCCGCACATCCTCGGCATCACCGGCTGGCGGTGGGTGTTCCTGGTCAACGTGCCGCTCGGCCTGGTCGGCATCGCGGTGATCTGGCGCGTGCTGCACCTGCCGCCGCTGCGCAAGGTGGAGCACCGCATCGACTGGCCGGGCGCGCTGGCCCTGATCGTCGCGCTGGTGCCGCTGCTGCTGGTCGCCGAGCAGGGCCGCGCGTGGGGCTGGGGCTCGGGCAACGCGCTGCTCTGCTACACGATCGGCGTGGTGGGCATCGGCCTGTTCCTCGCGGCGGAGACCCGGGCCGGCGCCGACGCGATCCTGCCGCTCTACATGTTCCGCAACCGGACCTTCTCGGTCGGCGCGGGCGCCAACGCCGTCATCGGCCTCGGCATGTTCGGCGGCCTGGCGACCCTGCCGCTCTACCTGCAGATCGTTCGGGGCCTGAGCCCGACGAAGGCCGGCCTCGTCCTGATCCCCTTCACGGTCGGGATCATGACGGCGTCGATCGCCTCGGGTCAGACGACCGCCCGCACCGGTCGCTACAAGGTGTTCCCGGTGGGCGGCACGGTGCTGATGGGCATCGGCGCGCTGCTGTTCTCCCGGCTGTCCCCGACCACGCCGATGGCGCAGTTCTTCACGTACTCGGTGGTGTTCGGCCTCGGCCTCGGCTTCGTCATGCAGCCGCTGGTGCTCGCCGTGCAGAACGCCGTGCCGGCCAAGGACATGGGGGTCGCCACGTCGTCGTCCCTGTTCTTCCGGCAGATGGGCGGCACCCTCGGCACCGCGGTGTTCCTGTCCGTGCTGTTCTCGACGGTGGGCGACAACATCGCCACGGCGTTCCGGGCCGCCGTCAAGACCCCGTCGTTCCTCGCGGCCGTGGCGGACCCGGCGGTCGCGGCCAACCCGGCCAACGCCGCCGTGATCGGCATGCTCAAGGGTGGTCCTGCCCCGTCGCTGGACGACTCCGCCTTCATCAACGCCCTCGACCCGCGCCTCGCGCAGCCGTTCCTGGTCGGCTTCAGCCAGTCGGTGGACAAGGTGCTGCTGCTCGCGGCGATCGTCATGGTGGCCGGCATCGTGCTGACCCTCCTGGTGCCCGAGCTGCCGCTGCGCAACGTGTCGGGCATCCAGAGCCGGCAGGCGGACGAGCGGGCGCACGACGAGCGTGCGGCGGCAGCCGACGAGCGCGTGTCCGACGAGCGCACCGCCGCCGCGGACGTAAAGGTTGCTGTGAATCCGGCGACCGACGGGCAGCCGGACGCCGCGACCGACTAG
- a CDS encoding DUF222 domain-containing protein → MTGAASTLLALTAAVDDVVGLVRVVEADHRGGQDSIDLLLGVRAQLDRLVVASSCLAVTVDADGWWALEGARSFSHWLAAASGLSVARAREVVATGRALRDHLPATARGALDGEIGAEQAAVLARLAPTSDARRAALAAPAEECGEGFLTAEAKVLPVGSFRRLVQRWAAAADPEADERGYRDACDREHVTLSTTTGGVQLAGFLTTEHGAVLSSALDSVMTPPAPDDSRSTPQRRAQALADVARLCLDHGLVGTGAAVRPHVSCVVDFETLRRVVGTDRAGRGGADRAGTADAGRFGGSRRGFRLPAVADVERFAVAEVLGSGPVPPSVLARLACDSEISRVVFGPDSQVINAGRAERTFSGPRRRAVIARDGTCRYPGCSAPPALCEVHHLDGWAARQGETDVNRGVLLCWHHHDVVHRRDIQIDAAPSGGFGFRTRHGAPVARSA, encoded by the coding sequence ATGACCGGTGCCGCGTCGACCCTTCTCGCCCTGACGGCTGCGGTGGACGACGTCGTCGGGCTCGTGCGCGTTGTCGAGGCGGACCACCGCGGCGGCCAGGACTCGATCGACCTCCTCCTCGGCGTCCGGGCGCAGCTCGACAGGCTGGTGGTCGCGTCCTCCTGCCTCGCTGTGACGGTGGACGCCGACGGGTGGTGGGCGTTGGAGGGTGCGCGGTCGTTCTCCCACTGGCTGGCCGCCGCGTCGGGGTTGTCGGTCGCCCGCGCGCGTGAGGTCGTCGCGACCGGTCGGGCGCTGCGGGACCACCTCCCGGCCACGGCGCGTGGGGCCCTCGACGGCGAGATCGGCGCCGAGCAGGCGGCCGTTCTCGCCAGGCTCGCACCCACGTCGGACGCCCGACGCGCTGCGCTCGCCGCTCCGGCGGAGGAGTGCGGCGAAGGGTTCCTGACGGCTGAGGCGAAGGTGCTTCCCGTCGGCTCCTTCCGACGGCTCGTCCAGCGATGGGCGGCGGCGGCTGATCCGGAGGCGGACGAGCGTGGCTACCGGGACGCCTGCGACCGGGAGCACGTCACCCTGTCGACGACGACGGGCGGCGTCCAGCTCGCCGGGTTCCTCACCACCGAGCACGGTGCAGTGCTCAGCTCGGCCCTCGACTCCGTGATGACGCCGCCGGCGCCGGACGACAGCCGCTCGACGCCGCAGCGTCGCGCCCAGGCGCTCGCAGACGTGGCGCGGCTGTGCCTCGACCACGGTCTGGTCGGGACGGGCGCCGCCGTCCGGCCCCACGTGTCCTGCGTCGTGGACTTCGAGACCCTGCGCCGGGTCGTCGGTACCGACAGGGCCGGGAGGGGCGGGGCGGACCGTGCCGGGACAGCCGACGCCGGTCGGTTCGGTGGCTCCCGTCGGGGATTCCGGCTCCCGGCCGTGGCCGACGTCGAGCGGTTCGCCGTCGCAGAGGTCCTCGGGTCGGGTCCGGTGCCGCCCTCCGTGCTGGCACGGCTGGCCTGTGACAGCGAGATCAGCCGGGTGGTCTTCGGTCCGGACTCGCAGGTGATCAACGCGGGCCGTGCCGAGCGGACCTTCTCCGGACCACGGCGTCGAGCGGTCATCGCCCGTGACGGAACCTGTCGATATCCCGGGTGCAGCGCGCCGCCGGCCCTGTGCGAGGTGCACCACCTGGACGGCTGGGCCGCGAGGCAGGGCGAGACCGACGTGAACCGTGGCGTGCTCCTGTGCTGGCACCACCACGACGTCGTGCACCGGCGTGACATCCAGATCGACGCGGCGCCGAGCGGTGGGTTCGGGTTCCGCACGCGCCACGGCGCGCCCGTGGCCCGGTCCGCATGA
- a CDS encoding sugar ABC transporter permease — MPTTQATTPRKRLGSVTAEVVEAGTPERRSSSANREERRTAYLMLAPMVVLLGIFVVWPLVYAFKQSMYQGNFYKAPVFVGLSFYKYVLTDPGFYQSLKVGGYYAVIVVPGGMLIALLLASFIKTLGARMASFMKTTVYLPTVVSAVIASVLFRLIYADQGLANWLLGVVNLGPKNFLGNASMVIPAVAVPGIWLGLGITTLIMLAGLLDIPESYLESAQLDGAGFLQRTWYITLPLLKNVLLYLFVTGLVAAFQEFLLPLLIANGGPVNASTTPNLYIFNQFRSATPYAMTFSITASLVLFIVLGTISALVFRLIKSEKAVDA; from the coding sequence ATGCCCACCACGCAGGCAACGACGCCGCGAAAGCGGCTGGGCAGCGTCACGGCGGAGGTCGTCGAGGCGGGAACACCGGAGCGGCGCAGCAGCAGCGCGAACCGCGAGGAGCGGCGCACGGCCTACCTGATGCTGGCGCCGATGGTGGTGCTGCTCGGCATCTTCGTCGTCTGGCCGCTGGTGTACGCCTTCAAGCAGAGCATGTACCAGGGCAACTTCTACAAGGCCCCCGTGTTCGTCGGGCTGAGCTTCTACAAGTACGTGCTCACCGACCCTGGCTTCTACCAGTCGCTGAAGGTCGGCGGCTACTACGCCGTGATCGTGGTGCCGGGCGGCATGCTGATCGCCCTGCTCCTGGCGAGCTTCATCAAGACCCTCGGCGCCCGGATGGCGTCGTTCATGAAGACCACGGTCTACCTGCCGACGGTCGTCTCCGCGGTCATCGCCTCGGTGCTCTTCCGCCTGATCTACGCCGACCAGGGCCTGGCGAACTGGCTGCTCGGCGTGGTGAACCTCGGGCCGAAGAACTTCCTCGGCAACGCCTCGATGGTGATCCCGGCGGTCGCTGTACCGGGCATCTGGCTGGGCCTCGGCATCACCACGCTCATCATGCTGGCGGGACTGCTCGACATCCCGGAAAGCTACCTCGAGTCCGCTCAGCTGGACGGCGCCGGGTTCCTGCAGCGGACGTGGTACATCACGCTCCCCCTGCTGAAGAACGTCCTGCTGTACCTCTTCGTCACCGGTCTGGTCGCGGCGTTCCAGGAGTTCCTGCTGCCGTTGCTGATCGCCAACGGCGGGCCGGTGAACGCCTCCACCACGCCGAACCTCTACATCTTCAACCAGTTCCGCAGCGCCACCCCGTACGCGATGACGTTCTCCATCACCGCGTCGCTGGTGCTGTTCATCGTCCTCGGCACCATCTCTGCGCTGGTGTTCCGCCTGATCAAGTCCGAGAAGGCGGTGGACGCCTGA
- a CDS encoding antibiotic biosynthesis monooxygenase, producing MSQHEPTPSSLPTLSSLPTPSALPTPPPEPPYYAVVFTSLRTPGDQGYAERSDEMERLAVGMPGFLGLDSARDADGFGITVSYWRDEESIAAWRDQADHAATRADGRAHWYESFTVHVAKVERSYDFHR from the coding sequence GTGAGCCAGCACGAGCCGACCCCGTCCTCCCTGCCGACCCTGTCCTCCTTGCCGACCCCGTCCGCCCTGCCGACCCCGCCGCCCGAGCCTCCCTACTACGCCGTCGTGTTCACGTCGCTGCGCACACCGGGCGACCAGGGCTACGCGGAGCGCTCCGACGAGATGGAGCGGCTGGCCGTCGGCATGCCGGGGTTCCTCGGGCTGGACTCGGCGCGCGACGCCGACGGGTTCGGAATCACGGTGTCGTACTGGCGGGACGAGGAGTCGATCGCCGCCTGGCGCGACCAGGCGGACCACGCCGCGACGCGCGCGGACGGGCGCGCGCACTGGTACGAGTCCTTCACGGTGCACGTCGCCAAGGTCGAGAGGTCGTACGACTTCCACCGCTGA
- a CDS encoding carbohydrate ABC transporter permease codes for MVRSRRSLAAKWMLLVLIAFSMLLPLAWMALCGFKRDLDVLKTPFAVLPQVWEWHNYTAMLHDRQYMTAVGLTMVGAVIFTALSIAVNALAAYAFARLEFPLKRVLWVLCIMPMFVPAMSILITSFVVVSKLHMLNTLAVLIIPGVASAAQMFFMRQFFLGMPTAVEDAARIDGCSRWRIFLKIFVPNSGAVFVVVGIISYMAYWNAYVWPILTISNPTLQQIMPVLANFLDDRGPQYGQLMAASTLAALPTIVLLLVFQRHIVAGVRLSGIK; via the coding sequence ATGGTCCGGTCCCGACGCTCCCTCGCGGCGAAGTGGATGCTGCTCGTCCTCATCGCGTTCAGCATGCTCCTGCCGCTCGCCTGGATGGCGCTGTGCGGTTTCAAGCGCGACCTCGACGTGCTGAAGACGCCGTTCGCCGTGCTGCCGCAGGTCTGGGAATGGCACAACTACACGGCGATGCTGCACGACAGGCAGTACATGACGGCGGTGGGCCTGACGATGGTGGGGGCGGTGATCTTCACCGCCCTGAGCATCGCGGTGAACGCCTTGGCCGCCTATGCGTTCGCGCGCCTGGAGTTCCCGCTCAAGAGGGTGCTCTGGGTGCTGTGCATCATGCCGATGTTCGTGCCGGCGATGTCGATCCTGATCACGTCGTTCGTCGTCGTGTCGAAGCTGCACATGCTGAACACGCTCGCGGTGCTGATCATCCCCGGCGTCGCCTCGGCCGCCCAGATGTTCTTCATGCGGCAGTTCTTCCTCGGCATGCCGACGGCCGTGGAGGACGCGGCTCGGATCGACGGCTGCTCGCGGTGGCGGATCTTCCTGAAGATCTTCGTGCCCAACTCGGGGGCCGTGTTCGTCGTCGTCGGGATCATCTCCTACATGGCGTACTGGAACGCCTACGTGTGGCCGATCCTCACGATCAGCAACCCGACGCTGCAGCAGATCATGCCGGTGCTGGCCAACTTCCTCGACGACCGTGGCCCGCAGTACGGGCAGCTGATGGCCGCCTCGACGTTGGCCGCGCTGCCGACGATCGTCCTGCTGCTGGTGTTCCAGCGGCACATCGTCGCCGGCGTCCGGCTGTCCGGCATCAAGTAA
- a CDS encoding Rieske (2Fe-2S) protein, whose protein sequence is MSSTEQTDTAEAPGLSRRDLLVRGGAVGLGVAAVGVLAACGASSSGGSGGSGAAGGSGSGGGAAGGLAKVSDIPVGGALATKVDGKPVLLVQQTAGTVTAFSAICTHQGCTVMAAKTDLECPCHGSVFGLDGSVKQGPAPSPLPPVDVHVVNGTVVAGKG, encoded by the coding sequence ATGAGCTCGACCGAGCAGACCGACACCGCGGAGGCACCCGGCCTGAGCAGGCGTGACCTGCTGGTGCGCGGCGGCGCCGTGGGGCTCGGCGTGGCGGCCGTCGGCGTCCTCGCGGCGTGCGGCGCCTCGTCGTCGGGCGGCTCCGGCGGGTCGGGAGCTGCCGGCGGCTCCGGTTCCGGCGGCGGTGCCGCCGGCGGTCTGGCGAAGGTCTCGGACATCCCGGTGGGCGGCGCGCTGGCCACCAAGGTCGACGGCAAGCCGGTGCTGCTGGTGCAGCAGACAGCCGGTACCGTCACCGCCTTCTCGGCGATCTGCACGCACCAGGGCTGCACGGTGATGGCCGCCAAGACCGACCTCGAGTGCCCGTGCCACGGCTCGGTGTTCGGCCTCGACGGCTCGGTGAAGCAGGGCCCGGCGCCGTCCCCGCTCCCCCCGGTCGACGTGCACGTGGTGAACGGCACCGTCGTGGCGGGCAAGGGCTGA
- a CDS encoding glycoside hydrolase family 172 protein, with translation MDLRSISALNDRQTRSISPENFTGAVGHGGRATEGTGAWNARDLGPGWKISPSVDIAAGETFELASIEGAGRITHVWITTHTDNWRTLLLRAYWDGSTEPAVEVPYGDFFCNGWGVFAQVSSQVVAANPHGGFNSYWPMPFRTGARLTLENTSDVQVRVYYQITYEVGGDHSGEGYFHAQWRRSNPLADKVPHTLLDGIEGSGQYVGTYLAWGVNANGWWGEGEIKFYLDSDDEFPTICGTGTEDYFGGAWNFDVPGQGYTPYTTPYLGLPQVIRPDGLYVSQQRFGMYRWHLPDPIRFHERLRVTIQALGWRSGWRYLPLHDDIASTAVFYLDRPTAHRPAAPSADDLEVHLGTAPVPDLGSTPPRTPRA, from the coding sequence ATGGACCTGCGCAGCATCAGCGCACTGAACGACCGGCAGACCCGGTCGATCTCGCCGGAGAACTTCACCGGTGCCGTCGGGCACGGCGGCCGGGCGACCGAAGGCACCGGCGCGTGGAACGCCCGCGACCTCGGACCGGGCTGGAAGATCTCCCCCAGCGTGGACATCGCCGCCGGCGAGACGTTCGAGCTGGCGAGCATCGAGGGCGCCGGGCGGATCACCCACGTGTGGATCACCACGCACACGGACAACTGGCGGACCCTGCTGCTGCGCGCCTACTGGGACGGGTCCACCGAACCGGCCGTCGAGGTGCCGTACGGCGACTTCTTCTGCAACGGCTGGGGAGTCTTCGCCCAGGTCAGCTCGCAGGTGGTCGCCGCGAACCCGCACGGCGGGTTCAACTCGTACTGGCCGATGCCGTTCCGCACCGGGGCGCGGCTGACGCTGGAGAACACCTCGGACGTCCAGGTGCGCGTGTACTACCAGATCACCTACGAGGTCGGCGGCGACCACTCCGGCGAGGGCTACTTCCACGCCCAGTGGCGGCGCTCCAACCCCCTGGCGGACAAGGTGCCGCACACGCTGCTCGACGGCATCGAGGGCTCCGGCCAGTACGTCGGGACGTACCTGGCGTGGGGCGTGAACGCCAACGGCTGGTGGGGCGAGGGCGAGATCAAGTTCTACCTGGACTCCGACGACGAGTTCCCCACCATCTGCGGCACCGGTACCGAGGACTACTTCGGCGGCGCGTGGAACTTCGACGTGCCCGGGCAGGGCTACACGCCGTACACCACGCCGTACCTCGGCCTGCCGCAGGTGATCCGGCCCGACGGGCTGTACGTCTCGCAGCAGCGGTTCGGCATGTACCGCTGGCACCTGCCGGACCCGATCCGGTTCCACGAGCGGCTGCGGGTGACCATCCAGGCCCTCGGCTGGCGGTCCGGCTGGCGCTACCTTCCGCTGCACGACGACATCGCGTCGACCGCGGTCTTCTACCTCGATCGTCCGACCGCCCACCGGCCGGCCGCACCGAGCGCCGACGACCTGGAGGTCCACCTCGGCACCGCCCCCGTGCCGGACCTCGGCAGCACGCCGCCGCGGACGCCGCGCGCATGA
- a CDS encoding GH116 family glycosyl-hydrolase, giving the protein MTDASVLDNASAPAAALPLGGIGTGNLAIGADGALRQWQLHNLGNHLGELPNTFFALRYSGLQPPVDGLRVLQARSFATPPVPMVNDAAVPAWHEELFGAFQPVTGTRLRGFYPFADLEVVDADLPVGVTIEAFSPLVPHDADTSSVPAAMFTVRLTNRSDDHLHGWFAGALQNDVGADGVVNPRGTHHPGYGGNTNRLERAGRWTTLVCENGSIPDGDPRAGQLALALEGHGTVAQLCWSTPADLAERLRALVVPGLPEDGSLSAFVGGGDELGGNGWRGPSPAGQTWAGAVAVPWHLAPGESTAVRAVLAWSFPHRFVNYPDFGPRHPERGLSRFWLGNWYARRYPRATDVVTDVTARWEELRGASDAWRRTLRDSSLPTDVAERLAAQAVPLRTPTVFRAGTGEVFGFEGVNGASTLHHAGAVGGSCPLNCTHVWNYEHAMAALFPSLELSMRDTELDVAQAPDGSLPHRVIAPTYLPQLWDVTIGGPDEPALDGMLGAVLKCYRELRAGAGDAWLSRRWPRIGALLDHVAQRWDPAGTGVLSGIQPSTHDIDLRGTNPFMGTLWLAALRAAEELALLQGDDARARWCRDRFEAGSAEYDRRLWNGDYYVQVLAPDEPDRFQWGPGCLSDQLIGQWWAHTLDLGYLLPREHVVQALRAVVRHNRRTSFRDAGHQDRVYADGDDSGLVMCSWPTGGRPTVPTRYADEVWSGSEYEVASHCLYEGLVDEGMAILRGLWARHDGSRRNPWNEVECGDHYARSMAGWTVLTAITGQQHDAARGTLSFAPIAALLAADDRDDHAGMARLPFVTGEAWGTVELGHGGAALRVEHGSLTLSELRLPGRFGAVPRVAVDGVELDRAVTGLTDESGTGSRIVLGLPRAVIGAGQRLTVRRP; this is encoded by the coding sequence ATGACGGACGCGTCGGTCCTGGACAACGCCTCGGCGCCGGCCGCGGCACTGCCCCTCGGCGGGATCGGCACGGGCAACCTGGCGATCGGCGCGGACGGCGCGCTGCGGCAGTGGCAGCTGCACAACCTCGGCAACCACCTCGGTGAGCTGCCGAACACGTTCTTCGCCCTGCGGTACAGCGGCCTGCAGCCGCCGGTCGACGGGCTGCGCGTGCTGCAGGCGCGGTCGTTCGCGACACCACCGGTGCCGATGGTGAACGACGCCGCGGTCCCGGCCTGGCACGAGGAGCTGTTCGGGGCGTTCCAGCCGGTGACAGGCACCCGGCTGCGCGGCTTCTACCCGTTCGCCGACCTGGAGGTGGTGGACGCCGACCTGCCGGTGGGCGTGACGATCGAGGCCTTCAGCCCGCTGGTGCCGCACGACGCCGACACCAGCTCGGTCCCCGCGGCGATGTTCACGGTGCGGCTGACCAACCGGTCCGACGACCACCTGCACGGCTGGTTCGCGGGTGCCCTGCAGAACGACGTCGGTGCCGACGGGGTGGTCAACCCCCGCGGCACCCATCACCCGGGGTACGGCGGCAACACCAACCGCCTCGAGCGCGCCGGCCGGTGGACCACGCTGGTGTGCGAGAACGGCTCGATCCCGGACGGCGACCCGCGGGCGGGCCAGCTGGCGCTCGCCCTCGAGGGGCACGGCACCGTCGCGCAGCTGTGCTGGTCGACCCCGGCGGACCTCGCGGAGCGGCTGCGCGCGCTCGTCGTGCCGGGGCTGCCCGAGGACGGGTCGCTCAGCGCGTTCGTCGGTGGCGGCGACGAGCTGGGTGGCAACGGCTGGCGGGGACCGAGCCCCGCCGGGCAGACGTGGGCCGGCGCCGTCGCGGTGCCCTGGCACCTGGCACCCGGCGAGTCGACGGCGGTGCGTGCCGTCCTCGCATGGTCCTTCCCCCACCGGTTCGTCAACTACCCCGACTTCGGGCCGCGCCACCCCGAGCGTGGCCTGTCCAGGTTCTGGCTCGGCAACTGGTACGCGCGCCGCTACCCGCGCGCCACCGACGTCGTCACGGACGTGACGGCGCGCTGGGAGGAGCTGCGCGGCGCCTCGGACGCCTGGCGGCGCACGCTCCGCGACTCGTCGCTGCCGACCGACGTCGCCGAGCGGCTCGCAGCGCAGGCGGTGCCCCTGCGCACCCCGACGGTCTTCCGGGCCGGCACCGGCGAGGTGTTCGGGTTCGAGGGGGTGAACGGTGCGTCGACCCTGCACCACGCCGGCGCGGTCGGCGGCTCGTGCCCGCTGAACTGCACGCATGTGTGGAACTACGAGCACGCGATGGCCGCGCTGTTCCCGTCGCTCGAGCTGTCGATGCGCGACACCGAGCTCGACGTGGCCCAGGCGCCGGACGGCTCCCTGCCGCACCGCGTCATCGCCCCGACGTACCTGCCGCAGCTGTGGGACGTGACGATCGGCGGCCCCGACGAGCCCGCGCTGGACGGCATGCTCGGCGCGGTCCTCAAGTGCTACCGCGAGCTGCGGGCCGGAGCCGGCGACGCCTGGCTGTCCCGGCGGTGGCCGCGGATCGGCGCGCTGCTCGACCACGTCGCCCAGCGGTGGGACCCCGCAGGCACCGGGGTGCTCTCGGGCATCCAGCCGAGCACCCACGACATCGACCTGCGTGGCACCAACCCCTTCATGGGCACCCTCTGGCTCGCGGCGTTGCGCGCGGCCGAGGAGCTGGCGTTGCTCCAGGGCGACGACGCGCGGGCCCGCTGGTGCCGCGACCGGTTCGAGGCGGGATCCGCCGAGTACGACCGTCGCCTGTGGAACGGCGACTACTACGTGCAGGTGTTGGCGCCGGACGAGCCTGACCGCTTCCAGTGGGGACCGGGCTGCCTGTCCGACCAGCTGATCGGCCAGTGGTGGGCGCACACCCTGGACCTCGGCTACCTGCTGCCCCGCGAGCACGTCGTGCAGGCGCTGCGCGCCGTGGTGCGGCACAACCGCCGCACGTCGTTCCGCGACGCGGGGCACCAGGACCGGGTCTACGCCGACGGCGACGACTCCGGGCTGGTGATGTGCTCGTGGCCCACGGGTGGGCGGCCGACCGTCCCCACCCGGTACGCCGACGAGGTGTGGAGCGGCTCGGAGTACGAGGTGGCCAGCCACTGCCTGTACGAGGGCCTGGTCGACGAGGGCATGGCGATCCTGCGCGGCCTGTGGGCACGGCACGACGGCTCCCGGCGCAACCCGTGGAACGAGGTGGAGTGCGGGGACCACTACGCCCGGTCGATGGCGGGCTGGACCGTGCTGACTGCGATCACCGGGCAGCAGCACGACGCCGCTCGCGGGACGCTGTCGTTCGCGCCGATCGCGGCGCTCCTCGCGGCGGACGACCGTGACGACCACGCGGGCATGGCGCGCCTGCCCTTCGTCACCGGCGAGGCGTGGGGCACCGTCGAGCTCGGTCACGGTGGCGCCGCCCTGCGCGTGGAGCACGGCAGCCTGACGCTGTCTGAGCTGCGCCTGCCTGGCCGGTTCGGGGCGGTGCCCCGGGTCGCGGTGGACGGCGTGGAGCTCGACAGGGCTGTGACCGGACTGACGGACGAGTCGGGGACCGGTTCACGGATCGTGCTGGGACTGCCCCGTGCGGTGATCGGTGCGGGGCAACGACTGACGGTCCGTCGTCCTTGA